A DNA window from Candidatus Melainabacteria bacterium contains the following coding sequences:
- a CDS encoding HD domain-containing protein gives MLETFKEMQMTGLRGELRHRLMLRVDDLQHPKRVLLTRALALAETIHEGQFRKPSKQDPDLREPYIVHPMRVALILFEELGLKDTEAICAAILHDVVEDSNGRVTTSDLERKFGRIIALMVSVLTKPAPDKKIPREAQLKTYHERIAQAAVPTRLVKLADRLDNMRECLTCNDLVFQQRYLVETRTEYLPIAEATDGYLHEELTSLCDALEELLAASN, from the coding sequence TTGTTAGAAACTTTCAAAGAGATGCAAATGACCGGCTTACGCGGAGAACTCCGACACCGATTGATGCTGCGAGTCGATGACCTGCAGCATCCAAAACGCGTGTTGCTGACGCGAGCTTTAGCACTTGCCGAAACCATTCACGAAGGACAGTTTCGCAAACCTTCCAAACAAGATCCAGATCTGCGTGAGCCTTACATCGTACACCCCATGCGGGTTGCTTTGATTTTGTTCGAAGAGCTGGGTCTGAAAGACACAGAAGCGATTTGTGCTGCGATCTTGCATGATGTGGTGGAGGATAGCAACGGTCGAGTCACGACAAGCGATCTCGAGCGCAAATTTGGACGCATAATCGCACTCATGGTCTCGGTTTTGACAAAACCAGCACCCGACAAAAAAATTCCACGTGAGGCGCAACTCAAAACTTATCACGAGAGAATCGCTCAAGCAGCGGTGCCGACGCGTCTTGTAAAACTGGCTGACAGACTGGATAACATGCGTGAATGTTTAACCTGTAATGACCTTGTTTTTCAACAGCGCTATCTTGTCGAAACTCGCACTGAATATCTGCCAATCGCTGAAGCAACCGATGGTTACTTGCACGAAGAACTAACCAGTCTGTGCGACGCGCTAGAAGAACTACTAGCAGCCTCAAATTAA